In Miscanthus floridulus cultivar M001 unplaced genomic scaffold, ASM1932011v1 os_2018_1, whole genome shotgun sequence, the sequence ATTAGCCTGCTGTGGTTCCGGCATCTCTCAACGTCGAGTCCAGTCAGCTGTACTTTAGACGTGCAGGTGCAGTCGCCCATCCAACTGCAAAACAATGGTTCTACCCGAGCGGCCGAGCCTCAAGGAAAAGAACAAGGCAGAGATGCTTCTCTGCTGGGAGCCCATGCATGTGAGATTCGATTCTTTTTTTAGTCGCTGTTGCCGGCATCCCACACGTTGCGTCCCATCATTTGCATGTAGCATTTAGATCCATTTATGCGACGCAAAAAACGCATGTAAATAAAGAAGATTTCCCATATGCGCACCGCTCCTAGCCGATGCACGGGACACGCGATTTCTCTGCTGCCCGTGTCGAAGTCGAATCACGTTGAAGACAAAACTGAATAcggttgttttttttttgccgtataggatttttttttagaaacgtCTTTTACCGTATAGGCTGAGATCATCTCCAAGAGTATCCTAAATCTTCTTCTAATCCTTTTTTCAGTAAGATGAGAAAAAATTCTTCTCCAACAACTCTTAATATATCCTCCTAAAATTGCACTTGGGAAATTCCCATcacgcgtaactttacgcggactCGGCGTCCCGCGGAAAGAGGTTTCCTGCACGGCTTCATCTTCGCGTGCCTTCGACGACTGCGTCGCCTCCATGTGGCGCCGCGTGCAGGAGACGGAGCGCAGGCCCAAGCagatgctcaccttcctcctCAAGGTCGTCGGCGACCTCGACAGGCTGCACCGCCTCGTCGGCGACGCCGCCACACCGGACAACGGGCTCACCTCCGGCGGCGATGCTGCCGAGCCGCCCTCCGCCGCGGAGGGCGGCGAGAAGCGGGCCAGGCTGCTGCTCGACGGTGACAACATGGTGGCGCTCGGCCCCGAGGCTGTCGACTTCGCCGGGTTCTACAGCAGCGGCGGCGTGTTCGGCGATGTTGTCGTGGATGCTGCCGTGGGATCTGCCGGTGGCGGGTGCTCGTTTGCGTTCGGCGGCGGGTACTGAGTGACGACCATGCGCCGCCCAGTGTCAGTCAGCAGCTTGGCCCGCTTGTGCTCCTGTTTCTGCCGACTTCTTCCTTGCCAATGCCATTGCGGCGTGCGTGGCCGCCGCTTGGAACGCCCAAGAGGCAAGACCGGCGGCAGCCGTCATATGGAAGCATGGCAGGGGCCTACAGTCAGCCCATGATGGATGATAATGATGTTATGTTCTATCCATGCTCCATGGATGTCTATTTGATGCTTTTGGTGGATCTGATCTGATTTTATGGGCGGGGGTGACTACCGCGTCGGGATCATCCGAGCATCTGCTTGGGCCTGCGTTCCGTCTCCTGCACGCGGCGCCACATGGAGGCGACGCGGTCGTCGATGGCGCGCTGCTTCATCACGCCGCCACCATGGACTGCCTTGGGTGTCGCTAGGTTTCCCTTGGGCGTCGCTAGGTTTGCCGTGGCCGGCTGTGTGCTTCTTTCCGCCTCCGGGATTGCCCTGGACTGCTGGCGTCCATGGCCGGCTGTGTACGTGCTGCTTACTACTGCTTGCATGGTACTGTTCACATGGTATTGTTTCCTAGTTGTAATGGTTATGATGTTCTAGACATTACTTTCAGATTGTTGGCCGGCCTGACTGGTGGCTGGCGGCATGTGGCTGAAGGTCGGGATGTGTTGCCGCCCTGCTGGGAGGTGCTGTCGGCGACTTGTGGCTGGGAGATGGTGCCGACCTGCTGGGAGGTGGCCACGGCCGGCTGGAACTACAGGGCTAGGTCACGACGAAGGaaggaggagcggcggcggcgtcgaagACTTTCACGGGAAAAAAAGTGCCCGCGGAAAAAACCTAAGTAGGACCAAATTTTAATTTTTCGGAGTGGAATATTGGGTATTATTGGAGATGGATTTCTTTTTCTCTCCTAATACATTTTTAGGAGTTGAAAAAAATAAAGTTTTTGGGAGAAAAATTTAgtatactcttggagatgctctgagGGCGGGGAGACAGACGATAGCAGTAGGAATATATTAGGTGTAGAGATTAGATGGGGCTGAGCTGAGGCTGGTCGGACGACAGCAGATTTTCCACAGGCGACTTCGGGGGAATTGATGTTTTGTACCGTTAGATGTTGATTCGGCTTTGAGATTTGTGCAGAACCTGGTCCACCAGCTGAGGCAGATTCCCAGGCATTCAGGGGGTGTTTAGATGAGAGCCTGGATATTCGTTTCCTGGTCTGGACAGAGCCTGGAAGTTGCCTGTGCAGCGTTTGCTTGAGCCTGAAAGCGCCccgttcgcttatgctgaaatttaatTCACGCTAATGTTTATATTAAAATATTGTAAGAAAGAAACACTAAAAAATAGTGGTCTTCAGTCTAGACCGGCCAGGCAGCGCGCGCTAGCCCAGGCGACCCAAAATGGCTGCTGGCTGCGGAGAGAAGTTGCCTGGTATCACGTTCACTTTAATCATCATGCTTtatatatagtaatatatttATACAATTAACCATAATATTAATTGAAACAAAATAGTACTTATATTTAACGAATCAAGTGGAAGCCTTTATCTTCTTCCGCGTGAAATTTATCACATGAACAGAAGTACACTTCTCTTTTTGTCCTCTCTAATAAAATAATACAGAGATCTGCCATTAGAAATATTAATTTCGAattaattttttaataaataaaaataatctAAGTCATTTATTCTGGAAAACACACAATAATAGTGTTCATTATTCATGTACATACAATAAAAAAAATCTCCAGATAACATTATCAGACACAGACTTCCAACCAAACAGACTTTCTATAGTCTTGCCTCACCGGGCAAAACTCATCAATTTCCCAGGTAACCTCCAGACAACGCTTTTTATCAGACAAGTCAAGTAGGCATCCAACAAACAAGCCCTACTACCTCGGTCCCTAGATACGGGCAATCGGTTACTCCTAGCTATTTGAGGACCCATTAAGCTGGAAGAGAAGTCCTCTATAAGCTAGGACCACATTCCAATTGGTATAACTGTAGGCTCACTGTTTGATAAAGCGTTTTGCctcttctagatacatagcattgTGCTTTTTTGACAATTATGCATGCTTTCATAAATTCTCTGCATCAACCAAATATGGACAAACAACACTGCACAAGTTTGGAAATTGGCTATGTAAGCAACAAAGTGAAATGTTGGGGGTTAGCCTAGTGGCGCGCTACCCCCTCTTCGTGACAACCTTTTTCTAAGATTGTTTCATGGACACCGTGACGAAGAGGGCCCAAAAGACCACCGTGGAAGGAGCAAAGGGAAGGAACGAAGCCAAAGATGACTGATTCGAAGATGCTTTGGGATGTTCCAGGCTAGATGGCGAAGGAGCTTGATGGAAGTCAAAGTTGAGAGCATTTGGTGTGCAAGTGCtacactctcaccaagtcagaGACAAAGTGACCCAATCGGATAGGTTTTAAGTCACAAATCTCAGAGACGTTGAATTGGACGATATTGACTTGAAATGAGCTCAAAATATGCACCAGATGATTGGTACCAGCCAGACGGGTGGCCTTATGCACATTGGTAGAGATTTAACTTTGCCACGATGCCGAGTGTCACCACCCCGACGGGACGGGCGGTGGATCATTCAGTGAGGTCTAGCCTTGACTTCTGCAAAGTGGCCATTCCACTTTGTACCACCGTACGACCCAGTGGAGACCTCGTGGTGCCTCGGCGGATCGTCGGTGCGGCTCAACTTGACTTCATGACAAGTTGGCCAAGGTACGTACGGGTGTGCACCATATGATCCATGGAGAGTTCGTTACTTCCGACGGATCATTCAGCAATCGGTAGTGTCTGCGACTTTTTCCAGAGCGAACCACTTCATGCAGCGTGTGGCGTGCATGGTCCTGCGAAAATTTGACACATGCAAAAGAATCCAAAACCATATCTATACCCATAACTTTACTGAACATAAAACTTCCATGTATGCACATATTGATACAATGCACACGCTCCAGTATTTTGAAACTGTTGATTTGTGCGGTATATATACTGACTGTAGACTTCCTATGATGCATACTGGCAACTTCCACCggtaaaaaaaaaaaggttaCAGGACCTTCCAAAAACAAGGCTATTCATTATTCAGCAAGATATCAGCTAATGGAAATAAGCGGATTGTAGAGCATTTGCCTTTTTAGATGCTACAGAAGCATCTGTGCTTCTGCCATCCAATGAGTATGCTTTCTCCTGGTAAAAATGAGACAAAAACAAAAAGTTAATAGCTTTATAGCGTTGAAAGTATGTGGATCTCATGAGTTTCTTGTATCTAACGATGTGAAAATTACACATAAACTGATTGGTTTAGCTGAATAAAATGTCAAGGCAGCTTTGGTTTGTCAGGATCACAGTGTGTATTCACACTTTCGAACAATTCTGATCTTAGTGTAAATTCATATATGATAATGATACTACTATATGACCATCTGATACTGAACATCCAAACACAAAAATGAACCCAAAATACCCATTTATGGGCTGAATAATATCATAATGTTATTAAGTTGTCTGGCAACACAAACTGTAAGGAGAAACAAGGCTATAAATAGTCAAAGGATCAGTACACTTCTCAGAATGGTAGTGATGTACTGATATGGAATGGGTAAGAGCTGAGAACCAGAATAAAGGCATGGGTAGGGTATTGTTCATGTGTATGTTAAGTTTGAACATGGTCTAATTCTTGCTTAACACCATGACCACCTTTGGTTGTCAGGATCACAATGTGTATATCCTTAACAATCCTGCCTAACAAACTCCAGAGTAAAACCTAAAATAGAAAGAAAGCAGTGCGATTGTGTGAGCAGTCTTACCAGCAAGCGCCACAAGAAAGGTGCACCCTCTCGTTTCCTAATTTGTTTGCCAAGAATCTCAATTGCTGTAAACCGTTGAAACTGCATTAGCTACTAACATAGGTAGACATAGAACAAAAATAAATCAATTTTGCAAGTAGCGAAGACTTCAAACCTTTGGAAGTCTCTCCAGCATTGATTAGAACAGTGTACCAAACTTCATTGAAGACGTCCACTTGTTCATCTGATGCACCAATCATCTAATTGTACCATTTGTTTATCTTTAGCAAACACAAACAAATTTTATAATTACTCATCTTAAAGTAATAAAAAGCTTCCAGTTCCTACTTTATAATCTAGCGCATCAAAGTCTGGACCCAGAGTATCAAAGACTTTCATGTGATCTCCTTTCCCATATTCATAAGCAGCCTCCGCCAGCTACATGAAAGAAAGAACAATTAAAAGCAGCATTATCAATCTTCCAAGAGAAGATTTGTGATGTAGTAATGTAACAACAGACAAACAAGTAaataaaattagtaaagaaaacTACAATAATAACAGGCTACGATATATTGCCACAAAGAGTATGCATTGTGTGCAGCGATGTTTAGCTGCCCGAATTGGACCTCCAAAAAATTTCTTCAGAAATACTACATCATTATATGGCTCTTCTTTTTGCtccttttttgttcttttttttgtgGCTCTTGTTGGGTTTCATCTTGAGCCTACCCCAACTTTTTTTTAAGGCTCAGTGGGGGAATTCCCCCACCTATTTTTTTGTATTAATCATTGCTGAAAATAAATTACAAGtgcaacttgcttgggacttaaAAGCTTCATTGTCGTAGAGATTGCTTTGCACTGTTAATGCTTACTCTTACAAGAGTAACGCATATTGCAAGTGACGAGAGCTTCAAAAAAAGTTGCATACCTTGATTGCCTTCTGCATCGCTTGCTGCCGATTCCTGTCCATTGAACGGACCCTGCAATCAGATTGCTTTTCTGATTAAGTAACTATTAATAAACCTTCTTGTGTTCCTACAAAACACAAGACTTAACATATCTGACCTTGACTTCAATGATTCCAACATATTATCTGCACTTTTTAGTTCACTCATACTTGCTAGTGCCCACAATATAAGCAAGTCAAGGAGCCATTCCGCATGCCATATAGACTGAAAAAAGTTCAAACTGACAGTCAAAAGAATGTCTCATCTAGCTTTAATTTGTATATATAAAATCCCCAATAGGCAGCTTAGTTATGTATGCATCAGACGTACTCAAAGATGTTCCTGGGAGTCAGTACCTCATTCTTTAGTGCATCTAGCAATGTCGTTAACCTCTCTTTAGCTGAATCTATATGACCGCGTATGTATAATCGGAGCAGCAACCCTAGAGCATTCAAATACACCTGAATGCATGAGAAATTATTCAGTATCCCAAGCAATCTATGTCTAAAGTAAAATAACCACCGATAAATATAATACCTCAGCTGCCTCACAATCACTTTTCTCAAGTTCCTTCATGATGTTGTGATCATATATCTCCAGAACTTTACACAAAGGGGATTCAGCTTCTAAGTAACAAACAGCGACATGCCACCAGTTGTGGGTTAACCTGTGAGAGACAAAGAAATCTAAAAAACTAAGCTCATAGCTGTTGACTTGCATCGGTAGAATGCACACTGCATGGAGAACTACATACAGAAATGATGTGCATGCCTCCCATGATGGAGAACATGATTCCATGAACTTGGTAGCTTCTCTGAAGCGACATTCCTGCTGAAAAACATGGCACAGCTACAAGAAAACAAACATTTTGTTATTGGATTATGCACACAGCTAGAAGAAtaaaatgattttttttgttattaCATCAACTAAGTGAAAACTCTTACGGCTAAAATATTTGTTCCAAACTTATCAAGAAGTTACAGAGTGCCAGCATGAGAAGATTCAGTAATCTAAACTCTCCCACCCAATATAGGAATTGTAACAGTTATCTCAAATGACGACACAATTATGACTTTCTTTGTACTCAGAAATAGCACTGTTTTCTTCTAAAGCAATGAACAAACCAAAATGAAGATGTGGGGAGATGTTGGACCAAAATCGGTGAACCAAGGATTCCCCACACAGGTACATAATTTAACAGTTAACTAGTTCAGTTTCCTAGAGCCAGGTTAATGATGACTAGGTACTACATGCTAGTTGCTGCTTGACAGTCAGTTAGATGTGGAAACACAGAACAGAACATTTAACTAAAGATCTGAAATTCCTTGCTTTGCTGGGTCATGCCAGTATGATCATGGTTATAGATGCTATGTAGTATGTAGGCTGAATTTTATTTTTCAAAAAGAAGTATGATCAACTTAG encodes:
- the LOC136534519 gene encoding heat stress transcription factor C-2b-like; amino-acid sequence: MWRRVQETERRPKQMLTFLLKVVGDLDRLHRLVGDAATPDNGLTSGGDAAEPPSAAEGGEKRARLLLDGDNMVALGPEAVDFAGFYSSGGVFGDVVVDAAVGSAGGGCSFAFGGGY
- the LOC136534516 gene encoding uncharacterized protein isoform X2, with the protein product MSREVQMAAADGEVRRDMWGQEYRTSSADCAAALDAYYAAFMSFGRGRVAAVLRAAAADPTCALASAHAANAVAPRDPAGAAAFLAAAKDNLGKATEYERAVFGTLSLLVGEGWDVEVAIERHFELLKQFPRDILSLKRAQLICFYLGKPDLSLKFVQQVLPKNQDQNFIYGMLAFPLLELGRMDEAERAARKGLAINKNDFWSQHNLCHVFQQECRFREATKFMESCSPSWEACTSFLLTHNWWHVAVCYLEAESPLCKVLEIYDHNIMKELEKSDCEAAEVYLNALGLLLRLYIRGHIDSAKERLTTLLDALKNESIWHAEWLLDLLILWALASMSELKSADNMLESLKSRVRSMDRNRQQAMQKAIKLAEAAYEYGKGDHMKVFDTLGPDFDALDYKMIGASDEQVDVFNEVWYTVLINAGETSKAIEILGKQIRKREGAPFLWRLLEKAYSLDGRSTDASVASKKANALQSAYFH
- the LOC136534516 gene encoding uncharacterized protein isoform X1 codes for the protein MSREVQMAAADGEVRRDMWGQEYRTSSADCAAALDAYYAAFMSFGRGRVAAVLRAAAADPTCALASAHAANAVAPRDPAGAAAFLAAAKDNLGKATEYERAVFGTLSLLVGEGWDVEVAIERHFELLKQFPRDILSLKRAQLICFYLGKPDLSLKFVQQVLPKNQDQNFIYGMLAFPLLELGRMDEAERAARKGLAINKNDFWSQHNLCHVFQQECRFREATKFMESCSPSWEACTSFLYVVLHAVCILPMQVNSYELSFLDFFVSHRLTHNWWHVAVCYLEAESPLCKVLEIYDHNIMKELEKSDCEAAEVYLNALGLLLRLYIRGHIDSAKERLTTLLDALKNESIWHAEWLLDLLILWALASMSELKSADNMLESLKSRVRSMDRNRQQAMQKAIKLAEAAYEYGKGDHMKVFDTLGPDFDALDYKMIGASDEQVDVFNEVWYTVLINAGETSKAIEILGKQIRKREGAPFLWRLLEKAYSLDGRSTDASVASKKANALQSAYFH